One Kazachstania africana CBS 2517 chromosome 5, complete genome DNA window includes the following coding sequences:
- the RVS167 gene encoding amphiphysin (similar to Saccharomyces cerevisiae RVS167 (YDR388W); ancestral locus Anc_5.470), producing MSFKGFTKAISRAPQNFRQKFKMGEQTTDPVYEDAERRFKELEVETKKLSEESKRYSTAVNGMLNHQIGFAKAMEEIFKPISGKVSDPNAMVPEDNPEGIEASEQYRAIVAELQETLKPDLTLIEDKVVQPCQELLKIITYIRKMATKRNHKKLDLDRHLNTYNKYEKKKEPTAKDEEKMYKAQTQVEIAQQEYDYYNEMLKTELPILFELEAQFVQPLFVSFYYMQLNIFYTLYNKLQDMKIEYFDLNSDIIEAFVAKRGNIEEQTDSLTITHFKVGYSKAKLEMTRRRYGAAGTSPGPTAGQPGSPYGATPEQQAGYGKAYEAGYAQSPTMGQQPGYPTQQPAYGQPAYGQPALGATPQQTVTSPPPYAAAGATAAAAPGMETVTALYEYQAQAAGDLSFPAGAVIEIVQRTANENEWWTGRYNGQQGVFPGNYVQLNQ from the coding sequence ATGAGTTTCAAAGGGTTTACGAAGGCCATTTCGAGGGCCCCACAAAATTTCCGTCAGAAGTTTAAGATGGGTGAGCAGACCACCGATCCTGTTTATGAAGATGCTGAACGTCGtttcaaagaattagaaGTAGAgaccaaaaaattgagtGAGGAGTCCAAGAGATATTCTACTGCGGTCAACGGTATGTTGAATCATCAGATTGGGTTCGCCAAAGCCATGGAGGAAATTTTTAAGCCTATTAGTGGTAAAGTTAGTGACCCTAATGCGATGGTTCCTGAGGATAACCCCGAAGGTATAGAAGCCAGTGAACAGTATAGAGCCATTGTTGCTGAGTTGCAAGAGACTTTAAAGCCTGATCTTACTTTGattgaagataaagttGTTCAACCATGTCAAGAGCTGTTGAAGATTATCACGTACATTAGAAAAATGGCTACTAAGAGAAATCACAAGAAACTGGATCTTGATAGACATTTGAACACATACAATAAGTatgagaagaagaaggaacCCACTGCCAAGGACGAAGAGAAAATGTACAAGGCTCAAACACAAGTGGAAATTGCACAACAAGAGTACGATTACTACAATGAAATGTTAAAAACAGAATTACCTATTTTATTCGAATTGGAAGCTCAATTTGTTCAACCTCTGTTTGTTTCATTCTATTACATGCAATTGAACATCTTCTATACCTTGTACAATAAGCTCCAAGATATGAagattgaatattttgaccTAAACAGTGATATTATCGAGGCCTTTGTTGCCAAAAGAGGTAACATTGAAGAACAAACAGATTCTTTAACCATCACACATTTCAAAGTCGGCTACTCTAAGGCCAAGTTAGAAATGACAAGAAGACGTTACGGTGCCGCTGGGACTTCACCAGGACCAACTGCCGGACAACCAGGCAGCCCATACGGTGCAACGCCAGAACAACAAGCAGGATATGGAAAAGCCTACGAGGCAGGCTACGCACAATCACCAACAATGGGACAACAACCGGGCTACCCAACGCAACAACCGGCATACGGTCAACCAGCCTACGGACAACCAGCTCTTGGGGCAACTCCCCAACAGACAGTGACGTCACCACCCCCATACGCAGCAGCGGGAGCAACAGCAGCTGCTGCTCCTGGTATGGAAACTGTCACTGCGTTGTACGAATACCAAGCCCAAGCTGCTGGAGACTTAAGTTTCCCAGCAGGTGCGGTCATCGAGATTGTACAACGCACAGCAAATGAAAACGAATGGTGGACAGGCAGGTACAACGGCCAACAAGGTGTGTTCCCTGGCAACTATGTCCAGCTCAACCAGTGA
- the CIN10 gene encoding Cin10p (similar to Saccharomyces cerevisiae YDR387C; ancestral locus Anc_5.469), with protein MTNNIDRARGSERFASSLSVSTLDDIDNLPLALNAKTIIKLIAVTTCSLLYGYHTSIVTGILLVLKPEDINASEITTLHKEVITTATNIGAIFGSIVSFPMADTHGRLKTLHICSWIFIASSIVTSLSFRLWILVLGRFIIGVAIGIGSQCVPLYLSEVSPAKIRGLAITINSMCITMGQLLAYLFVVPFINTANSWRFLVFLAILPAILFIWSKDKFPESPRWLALTSDPERARLSIERIYPMATRRQVNLKLNGLMLDSNQIDRQSGSYSSIASQAFKSNKKLDPTSKKALIIGCILMVYQQTSGFNAFIYYAPLIFQDLNVLNPMLPSIVVAATNVVFTATALYTVDKFGKRIVLLVTLWIVIIGLLLFSYGFKTNNASLLIISLIIYVAGYASGLGTIPWSSVEFLPTHLRSLGSSYISCSNWVSNSLISMTYLSLMKICGNEAMMVGFATVMFSCWFFTFFWYPEVKGLSLEEINKIFQNTGVDVHFIYRNYY; from the coding sequence ATGACGAACAATATCGATCGTGCACGTGGCTCAGAACGGTTTGCTAGCAGTCTCTCTGTGAGTACATTAGATGATATAGATAATCTGCCCCTTGCCCTTAATGCAAAGACTATTATAAAACTGATTGCTGTGACAACATGTAGTCTGTTGTATGGGTATCACACTAGTATTGTTACAGGTATATTGCTGGTTTTGAAGCCTGAAGACATCAATGCATCTGAAATAACTACCCTACATAAGGAAGTTATAACAACTGCTACTAATATTGGTGCTATATTTGGCTCAATCGTGTCATTTCCCATGGCAGACACCCATGGTAGACTGAAAACTTTACATATTTGTTCCTGGATCTTCATAGCATCATCTATAGTTACTTCATTGTCCTTCAGGTTGTGGATCCTAGTGTTGGGAAGATTCATTATAGGGGTTGCCATTGGCATAGGTTCGCAATGTGTGCCATTATATCTGAGTGAAGTCTCACCAGCCAAAATTAGAGGTCTCGCAATCACGATAAATTCTATGTGTATTACCATGGGACAACTTCTAGCTTACTTATTCGTCGTTCCATTTATAAATACAGCAAATTCGTGGAGATTTCTCGTATTTCTAGCTATATTGCCAgctattttatttatatggTCAAAGGACAAATTTCCTGAATCACCAAGATGGTTAGCACTAACTTCAGATCCTGAGAGGGCAAGGCTGTCAATTGAACGGATATATCCCATGGCAACAAGGAGACAGGTCAATTTAAAACTTAATGGACTAATGTTAGATTCTAATCAGATTGACCGTCAATCTGGCTCATATTCGTCAATCGCATCACAAGCATTCAAATCGAACAAGAAATTAGACCCAACTTCTAAGAAGGCTTTGATAATAGGATGTATATTAATGGTTTATCAACAAACTTCTGGATTTAATGCCTTCATTTATTACGCGCCTCTTATTTTCCAAGATTTGAATGTACTCAATCCAATGCTACCATCAATAGTGGTTGCAGCCACAAATGTTGTATTTACAGCAACAGCTTTGTACACCGTTGACAAGTTCGGCAAAAGAATCGTGCTATTAGTGACGTTATGGATCGTAATTATTGgattattgttatttagTTATGGCTTCAAGACAAATAATGCCTCTCTACTAATTATATCTCTGATTATTTACGTTGCTGGTTACGCAAGTGGATTAGGGACAATCCCATGGTCTTCCGTAGAATTTTTACCAACACATTTGAGATCTCTAGGCTCTTCATATATCTCTTGTTCCAATTGGGTGTCAAATTCGTTGATTTCGATGACCTATTTGTCtctgatgaaaatatgCGGCAATGAAGCAATGATGGTTGGTTTTGCAACAGTAATGTTCTCTTGCTGGTTTTTTACATTCTTCTGGTATCCTGAGGTGAAAGGGCTATCGTTAGAggaaatcaataaaatttttcagaataCAGGAGTGGATGTCCATTTTATTTACAGGAACtactattga